The window gcaggccacattggccgcctcctgaaatgtgatctcgctcccggcctccttggccatctgaagacgaatcggcaaaataagaccatcaataaaccttctcaccctctctctcttggtgggaagtatgatgagagcatggcgagctaaatcGATGAACCttgtctcatactgggtaacactCATGGAACCTTGctggaggtgctcaaactgcctccgataggcctttctcggagtaacggggagaaacttctgtagaaacaacactgtaaactgcccctacctcagcctctagtatggcctcggccttgccctcgccctctgcccctagtgggagctgctactgggggctcgagCTACTGAGCGGtcgatgaggaagcacgtgtcctctcCATCTCCGAAAGaacggagtagaaattcaatcagtattgggGAAATAGAACCGCACAACAAGAAAGAAcagatgtgaagttttcctaactctgtagcctttggggataaatacaaacgtctccgtactgatccctcagactctaccaagtttgtccgtgagttgtgagacctatgtaacctagtactttgataccaacttgtcacgacctggactTCCCAACctcggggtcgtgatggcgcctactgataGGAGCTAGACAAGCCAACTAAAATTACGTTCCATTTAACACACATTCTTTTTCCATAATTATCAACATGTAATAAAGTCAACATAATTAGAATTTCAAGCGGAAGTCGTaacttatataaaaaaaactaaatagaaATGCAGAAAGTTTAACaaaatcctctacccaagattggtgtcacaatgctcacgaacttctaagataaCTAAATACAATCTTctgaaagaaaattttaaactGTTTGTTTCGGTACAAAAGATAACAAACTGCATAATGAGAGAGAGActccgggcctgcggacgtcaccaaggctacctcggtgtctctgaACTGAAGGCCTGCTCCCGATCTACTACTATTGTCTAAAGGCTGCTCCAACTCTgtgatctgtgcaaaagagcacaaagTTTAGCAtcatcacaaccgaccccatgtgttggtaagtgtctggcctaaccccagcgaggtagtgacaaggctagacccagactccagataaacctgtgcaaatatatatatatatatatatatacaagtacAATGGAAATAGCGGAAAGTAAACAATTAAAGCTAGGAGGGGGAGCATGCTTACGGGGATAGCAGATAAAACATCATATTAGATATAATAAGGGAAAACTACATTTGCTTACTTCTACCAttgaataagggaaaaacaaCCACGATcacatttcatcatatcttgtggtaggcgtaccaccccctcccatttcatcacatctcatggtaggcataccacccgctcccatttcatcatatcttgtggtaggcgtaccacccgctcccatttcatcatatcttgtggaaGGCGTACcaaccgctcccatttcatttcatAACTTGTgataggcataccacccgctcccatttcgttTCATgacttgtggtaggcgtaccactcgctcccatttcaattcaaaacttgtggtaggcataccacccgctcccattttattatatcttgtggtaggcgtatcacccgctcccatttcatttcataacttgtggtaggcgtaccatccgctcccatttcatttcatGACTTGtcgtaggcgtaccacccgctcctatttcgtTTCAtaacttgtggtaggcgtaccacccgctcccatttcatttcatgacttgtggtaggcgtaccacccgctctcatttcagtCCAACAAAATATCACAAGataatcccgacaagggagcaaGATAATATGATAAgtttcccagcaagggaacaaggTATCAAATCAACTATCCCAGCAGGGGAgatccagctataaccaatttattCAATTTCTACTTAACACAATTAATACAAATTCTCAATCATAACATTTACTTGCTCAGTTTCAAGGATCTTCAACCAAGTTCTCATAAGCATTAATTAAGAATACaacaatttagcaatttaggactcacggtcatgctcgacccccaacatatagatactcgtcaccatgcctgtaCGTCAGACACAACACaaagcaagtagcaagtaagactcaactcctaagcCCTCAAGCTagagttagaccgaacacttatcTCAACTTTCACGACCGAATCAATCCACAACAACCGCTTTCCCTCTCGAATTCGTCTCCAACTCAACCAAATCTATGCAATAACGACTTTATAATATCAATATAAGCTAAACAAATCAAATCCAATGCCTAAATATAGATTCCCAATCTTTCTTCCCAATATTCCAAAAAtagaccccgggcccgcttggtcaaaacacgaggttcgaaccaaattccggtcacccattcacccacgagcccgattATATAACTTGCTTTCAagttcgaccccaaaacgaggtctaattcaataaaaatcaaaaagtcCTAACCCTACCCAATTCTCTAATTTTCTATCTATtttcacatgttttaggcctaggaTTTCGATAGATGTTGAaggaaatggaagaaaacaagtaaaAGATTACTAACCCAAGAGATTTTGGTGAAGAATCGCCTCAATGGTCGCCTAAGAGCTTGGGGAAGAAAGAGTTTGTGAAATTTTGTAAACGTCCCGTAAGGCTACTGTTCTGGATTTAAAAATTTAACTGGGCGAAATtggcctatgcgatcgcagacaAAGGAGTGCGATCACATAGAGTAAATGGGATAGGGCTCTGCGATCGTGAATGAcattatgcaatcgcatagagtAAATAGTGAATGCATGGGCTAACACACTGCGATCGTAGAGAAAGtaatgcgatcgcgtagagcaaAATATAGGACCTCTAAGGCTAATACTATGCGATCGCGGGAGGaactatgcgatcacatagaacaaACTGAACCCCTAAAAAttttacactatgcgatcgcagacaTAGCTATGTGATCGCATATCACAAGAGACTGGACATCAGCAAGGAGCTATTTCTGCAACTTTTCCTAAGTTGGAAACATCTCGAAACAcatccgaatcacacccgagtcctcggggctccttaccaaacatacatactaactcaaaaacatcatacgaacttatctgtacgatcaaatcaccaaaataacatcataaacaaTGAATTAAGCCTTAAAATCCATGATTTCTTTGAAATTTCATAAAccttcaaattttccattttgagtccgaaacacgtcaaacggcgtccattttcaaccaaactttacagaaagtgcttaaaccatatataagacctgtaccaggcatcaaaacaaaaatacgggcccgataccatcactttataatcaaatttcatttccattttccttaaatattttcaaaaaacaattttactcaaaaattcatttctcgggcctgggacctcagaattcgattccgggcatacgcccaaatcccatatttttctacggacctccCGTGACCGTCTATTCATGGGTCcgaatccgtttacccaaaatattgaccgaagtcaaaggtattcattttaatatcaaaacttagcaaattttcacagaatttcatatttgagcttccggctacgcgctcggactgcgcacggtAAACCGAGGCAActataaatgaggttttcaaggcctcggaataGCAAAATGGATAAGAATACCGGTGACGACCCTTTGGGTTATCAcatcttaaattatgctttcgatcaaaaagtctatcaattctcgtccgaatgacctgaaattttgcaagcaagtcatattcaacactacggagctactccaacaatcaaaatttcattccgacccttgaATAAAAATCtaactatcggaccggaaacttcaaacatcagactttcggcatttcaagcctaaattagctatggacctccaaaacacaattcgatcacgctcctaagtcacaaataacctcccaaagctaaccgaaccatcgatactcacatccgagccctctaacacataagtcaacatccggttgacctttccaacttaagccttcttaaaagagactaagtgtctcatttcttaccaaaatcctctctgaactcaaactaatcaacccgatcacataaaacacggataactaagcgtaaagaagcagaaataggggaaaacggagcggtaaatcattagacgactggccgggtcgtcacaaaccTGTTGGACGtccaaatcacaaaaatattttataggtatctttaattaaaatttGGATTATAAATGGAAAAATATTTAATGAATGTATAATTTAGTTATGGTAGGAATTCTTTTTAAGAAAGacttaattaaataaatattttgtatcttacatctgtattatattaaagaaaatagactTAAAAAGTTCATAAAATAATCAAAgccaaatattttaaaatttaaacaaaaaatgtTCTCTTTTGTGAACCTGTCGGACGtccaaatcacaaaaatattttgtaagtatctttaattaaatttgtgtctaattcaattatggtaggttttcttttttgagaaagaatcaattaatagaattttaagtaCCTTACACATTAAtgttaagttgaaataataattctacaTTTAATTTACTACTATAGTATTTTCTTACAAATCTTTATTTAAGCAACTTTTACTTAGGTTTGTCTTCTCTACATTGCTTAGGGTTTAGCTCTCACACAAACTTTGCCAAAGTATGGCTCCAAACTATAACTATATCAGCGAAATAGCAATATCCaaaatgagttggaatttgaaAGTTCGTGTTGTTAGATTGTGGTACATTCCAGACCGCGAGAAACCAAAAAATTCTAATTCAATCGTATTAATTATTCAAGATGAAAAGGTGCATACTCttttacttgttgttatttttttCGAGTTGTGATGTATTTTCTTCAACTTATGCGCCTTACTAActtcttttcacatttttggtTTTAGGGTGATCGAATTCATGCAACTATTGGAAGAGCTGTTATGcgtattttcaaaacaaaaatacatgaaatgggattgtATGTTATGAaaaactttgtggttggactAAACAATCTGAAAATTAAGACCAACAAACATAAATTAAAACTGACATTTTCTCATAGGACGAGTGTGGATGAAATTAGTGATCCACAATTTAGTTTGAATATTTTCAACTTTAAGCCTTTTCAGCATCTCACAAATCAAGTTGAGGTTGATGAGAATGAACTATTCGGTAATTGTTTTACCTTTCCCTATTTATTGTTGAATGTTTTATCACCTTATTCATAACTATTATTTAAATGTGGCAGATGTCAAGGAGAAGTTATTGGTTATGGTAACGTAGAATCTTATAACCAAGGTGGTAAAATAAGTACATTTATGAACTTGGAGCTCGAGGATCATGAGTATGCTTGCAACCATGAATTGAATTAGTTATAGAATCAATCACTATTATTTTGTCATTATTAATTTGTGTATTTTACATATAGGAGGAACAATATTTCAGCAATATTTTGGGGAGAATTTGTAGGTGAAATCTTGCCTCACTTGGATGGATCACCCCATCAACGTGTCATAGTGGTTATGCAACTACTAAAAGCTCACAAATTTCAAGGTACTCGGATCGTAATATTTGATTTGAATTCTATTTGTGTGTGTGTTATTAAATTAAAAGTAATTTTATATGTAGACAAATATTCTGTGTGTAATACTTGGCATTCCTCGAAGCTTTGGATTAATCCTGATCTTCCACAAGTTGCTTAATTTATATCCTGGgtttttatatataatataaaatttCTATATGTACTACATAATTTTTTTAGCATATTTAGAACTAATACAAATTTGGATTAATGCAAATTAGGAAGTGGGCGTGAAGTTAATCTTGAGAGGTTTAGTCAAACAACTTCTCAACGTAGTTATTCTGTTTCTGAAGAACTGGCTGCTGGGAATGTGGAAGTTAAAAACATTGGaaaattaattgattttttgtAGGTAAGTAAAATGTTCTTTAGATAAACTATGACTAGCAAATATAGCTCTGTAAACAATTTTCTTTGCTTATTAAATATAATGAATGACATTACATTTAGTTTTGGTTTGGTGCAGATTTTTTAGCATTTTTATTTACAATCAGTTGGAAGTATATACGTAATATTAGTAATGACTTTCTTTGTACAGGAAGGGAAAATATGGATTGTTGCTACTGTAGTGAATTTAGAACTTGAAAGGAGATGGTCATATGTAGGGTGCAAAAAATGTTCGAAGAAAGTTGATAAAATTGGAAATAAGTTTTACTGCAAGAAATGTGAACGTGTAGATCATTTTGCTCTAAAAAGGTTTGACCATAATTTATAATGGATTAAAAAATATTAGAACATAAGTTTAAGTTAAATTTTTTAACTTAAAGAAGTTATCAGATATAGGCTTCAGGTTCGAGTAATTGATGTCACTGGCTCAATTTCTTTGTTGCTTTGGGATCGTGAGGCGACAAAACTCACTGGAAAATCTGCTGATACCTTGAAAGAAGGTGTAGTAGAGGTATGATATTTTATTTCGATTGTTTCATGGTTTTTAGCACTTTTAATACTAACATTGATTTAGACATCTAGTGCTGCTTATGAGTGTTCTCATCCATTGGAGATTGATGCTATTCTGGATAGAAAATTTATGTTTAAACTGACAGTGAAACCTTCCAACATTGAGGAGAATGATGAAGTTTATATCGTCGTTAAGGTCAGCGACGATGAGGACCTTATACAAAAATATAGTCCGTCTTCAGAAGCAGAAGCATATGCCTTTACTGTATGTGATCTTTACTCAAATTcctcacaatatatatatatatatatatatatatatatatatatatatatatatatatatatatatatatatatatgagagagagagagagagagagagattgaaTTGTGAGTTCAATGCTAAAACTTATTATTGTTTGTTAACTTTTCAACTGTGATATCAATGTAGGATCCAAATTTCAATAATGAACAAGTCATAATGGAGATACGAGAGACAAGGTGATTAATATAAAGAGCTTCTCATGAAATATTGAGAATGGCAAATGATTTTCTACTTTTGGTTATGTCAACCTTCATTGTTTTGCTTTTGTAGGATTCTGTGGCTGATAATGAGATGATCTCTCCTACACTGACCCCTTCCAAGAGAACTAGAGACAATGCTGGACCAACCACTGTAGAAGTTGATGATGATGCGGGACAATTATCAAGCAACAGGGTGAAGAGAGTgattaaaaaggagaaaaatccATGAGTTGCTGCACAAGCATTAATTGACATAACTTAGTTGAGTACTTAGACTTACTTTTCAGCCGTTAGCTTTGGCTATGAACCAAGTGATTCTTACCAATATTTGGTTATGTCGTTATTTTGAAGTAACTTTACTCTTTATGTTATTGTTTTGAATTCATACTATAAGACGTAGCTCTTTGTTGCAAAAACGTCTTTCACCTTCTAATAAATACAGAAGATAGAAGATGTTATTTTCTTGATAAATATCTTCAATCTTGGTAATTATTAACTAATATGGGAAATGTGCTTCAATTTGATGAAACCAAATATATTCCAAAAGGTTAGCTCATAGCGGACTTGAAATACCTATTGAGTGTGGGAGCTGCATATGTATTATATAAGCTTTGCACTAATTTATTTCCTTAGCTCTACACCCAACATTCTAGCTAATTGATCTAACAAAGTACCATTGCTCGAATCATCAATACTTGCACGCTCTTGGGCAGGTTTTGTGATATAAGACTCCATATTATCTGGATTGCCTGAACAAAGAAAAAGGACATGCATTCTTTAATAGTGTGCAGTACGATTTCTCCACATAATTGATCATGGTAGGATATCCAGGCTACATTTTGGATGAGAGGATTTAGAATGAGAAAGAAAAGGAGAACGTAAAGTTACTATTTGAATAGTCATGTGTTTTGCAGTTTTGTGAATATAAGCCATATCTTGATTTTTAATCTTTGTACTATAGACACAGAattatttaaactttcaaatctTGAGActagatgtgacgacccggcctgtcgtcacgtgagttaccgtctcgtttcccccattttatggtTCTTCAtatttcgttatcggtattcggtgtgttagagttaaatcggattggttttgatagaaaatgagacacttagtctcttttaagaaggtttaagttgaaaaagtcaactgtatgttgacttatgagttagagggctcggatgtgaattccgatgattcggttagcttcgggggataatttgtgacttaggagtgtgatcggaagtaattttggaggtccagtgtagaattgggcttgaattggcgaaattagtattttggcgaattccgattgatatgtgagattttgatctgagagtcggaatggaattccgagagttgttgtagcttcattaggtgatttgggatatgtgtgcaaaatttcaggtcattcggacgtggtttggtcgggtttttgatcgaaagtgtattttggaagtttttagaaaattaggcttgaattcgatgagttttgggtaatttgatattgtttgaggtgttttgatgattggaagaggtttgaataatgttatgaattatgttggcatctttggtcggggtcccatgaggctcggataagttttggaagagtttttggaagatttttgacgtttgagcataagcatgtaatgatccaaagatccatttttagttctagagatcgaaattttatttcgagatttccagaatttaaataatgaattatatgAGTGATCTGGaatgtttggtctaatttcatcaagtcgcgattgggtttttgacacgaaacatgagttaattgtttaatgagcgaaatggatatcacactaagcaaacgagctccgaattgagtttcgattgaaggactaacCGTGCGTGAAATGGATAACAGTAACCGCACGTGAACAGTAACCACCCGGGTGAAAAGTGACCATGTgcatgaacagtaaccgcgcgtgtGAATAGTACTTCCGAaaaaattctgggcagaatgtttaaagaGATTTCATCCGCGAGCTAAGTcatttctttcaccatttttgggtaTTTTGAGAGCTACTTGGGAGTAATTGAAGAGGGACTCGAAgaggattgattggaggtaagtcctatgaactaaatacatgattatattgtgaaatcatccttgaaattcatgaaaatatagccaaattgtaagaaattaaggcttgaaatcgaaattctaaatttgggatttgaggggctatttatggtccgatttgagagatttttgtatgtatagactcgtggtgagataaggaacccgatgacgtaaacaatttctgaatttcgagacgtgggcccagggctcggggcTCAAGTCTTgccaaattcgtgaattttgatatttttcgagtgctttcgattgggtattgtctctttagcattatgtgacatattcgttgtgattttagGTAGATTCGAcacacgtggaggccaattcaaggggcaaaggcgtcgcgaattAAAGaaatagccggtttgaggtgagtaatgagtgtaaatgatgtcctgagggtttgaaaccccggatttgcacatcgtagtgctatattgaggggAGACACGTGTTGGATGATGCGCGCGAGGTctttttactactggggattgtgacttgctccgtcccgattgatgattttactgtgtattttactaaaacttatttgttatcatcatgatttaggctgtttgccatatttgggcttcgtgccaattgtttgaatccttcgggaatttttatcactatttccttactgttttgacttatatttgaactcagtcccattaataattatttttt of the Nicotiana sylvestris unplaced genomic scaffold, ASM39365v2 Un00001, whole genome shotgun sequence genome contains:
- the LOC138884602 gene encoding uncharacterized protein, with translation MAPNYNYISEIAISKMSWNLKVRVVRLWYIPDREKPKNSNSIVLIIQDEKGDRIHATIGRAVMRIFKTKIHEMGLCQGEVIGYGNVESYNQGGKISTFMNLELEDHERNNISAIFWGEFVGEILPHLDGSPHQRVIVVMQLLKAHKFQGSGREVNLERFSQTTSQRSYSVSEELAAGNVEEGKIWIVATVVNLELERRWSYVGCKKCSKKVDKIGNKFYCKKCERVDHFALKRYRLQVRVIDVTGSISLLLWDREATKLTGKSADTLKEGVVETSSAAYECSHPLEIDAILDRKFMFKLTVKPSNIEENDEVYIVVKVSDDEDLIQKYSPSSEAEAYAFTDSVADNEMISPTLTPSKRTRDNAGPTTVEVDDDAGQLSSNRVKRVIKKEKNP